From the Engraulis encrasicolus isolate BLACKSEA-1 chromosome 18, IST_EnEncr_1.0, whole genome shotgun sequence genome, the window ATTTGTAGCTGATTCAGAGCATGCACAATAAAATCTACCTGTTAAATATCAGAATAATAGTAAGAAAATTCCATTACAACACATTAAACAGGTGAAACAGGTGACATTTGAAGCTGCTGGTAGCTCTGGGGTCCAACAAACACCAAGGTGTGGATATACAGTTGTGCATGAATCGTCTACTACCAGCCAACCTTCGGCCGACTTATGTTCACAAGCAGAAATGACTCCTTAGGGTCTATTAATAAACACTACAACTGCCAAGCTGAGCTCCTGGGTGATGAGTCTGTGGCGGCGCTCCTTCATATAAACATTCTATCCACACATTAATACAATACTACAGAAGACCCAACAAAACTCCTGAAGAGATGCAGGGTGTCTGCAGcttttaacaagtgaaattttagacttttttagaccttttttagaccatcatgggcaaaattttagaccttcgcggagtaataaaaaatgaaataaagccagattgtggtcaattgatacgcgcgcgcgcacacacacacacacaaaagcacacgcacacacacacacacacagaagccgacaggggaggggacaGTTGACCCGGCCCCAGAGAAAGAGGCCCctcagaattgggacccaattgtattgtatttattgagaggggggccctttcagatgatttagccccgggcccggtaaaagctgtcagtggccctgcacacactacactacacacacacacacatatacacacacacatacacacacacacacacacacacactagtgcatattataagcataaagagatctgatcataaatgaccagtgagaaggtgcaatgctcgctttcacaatttcaagttatcaaagccagcatttgtgaacagcctgtctttacattgcactgactgaggtttttaaatcaaaatgtgattgccatgtgtgcaagcctatatcaagaggacctaaccaagatagaagaacagaacatgagctaacaccactactgccataaaatgctgccataaaatgacgtttatttgtttcatctattggaggtgtccaagagaacgtcttgtggcagttaatactaataacaaaatagttcgaaattttgaccaactcagcccatgccactcaatccaaagattcatgctttattcgttttaggggggttgtaccagaggtctcacgcAAGCGAGAGTGTAACTTGCATGACAGCTCAAGAGCGCGACGCGAGAAAGATTCTGCCACGGCGCGAGAGTCGGTAATGCGCAGCTGGCTACGGTATTCAAAATCTAGGGCTCTTTTGATGTAGACGTAGTTTAGGCTTAACATATTTTCAAGCAGCATAACGTGAAGCTAAATTGTGATCAATTCATAAGCAGCAGGCAAAGAAAACGCAAAACGGGGTtaatgagaagtgcatgtgacagcacacacgaaacgtttgtgcgtggacatgaccgtaacagctcaaatgcccaccagtttgcaaattgctACCACAGAACCAGCACAAAATACCAAGGCATCAAAACAGAATAGGactacaacaaaggcacttccatgggaattcgactgttaaatcactcataatttcagattagccacacacacactgtcgctactctctttcgctcgcacagacacaatcaagcttcgccaacgttgaggctaacaactacgctagactgctaagccacagccaacacctgactattccatcaccactgcaaggactaaaaatcacttcttacctgcaacgattcacactggtgctgacatattcccttggcttgcactgtcacatttgtcttctgtttttaaTCGACATCCTTCCAAATAGAAATccgttctttttcaatgaggtggtgactgacttccctcatttagttaacttcttccaggtgtttaagacagtcaagaagcctagttatctaatgtatggccaACGCAACGCCAATATCGCTTTTACAACGTCTAGATATAAAACAATGTCTAGGATATAACACCACTAAACGTGGGCTTTCTAGTCAGACTGTGcggtgaaaggggaggaggagctacagtacatttccgtataacatctgtagttttattattgtacgttacaaacagcaacatttcatgtagaactacacagaccataactgccacaataccagaaaaagtggtgtggaaaaggacgtaaaaacaaagcaaaacagaacaaataaacattaatcctttgtcgatattttgcattgaaacgtaggtcttaaattactcaacCTCAATTTTAGACTCAAGTGCAAAAAAtccctatattttagacttttttaggcctaaaatggataatgtgtaattttagacttttttagacttttttagactccgcGGACACCCTGGAGATGAAGCAAAATCTCTGAAAATCTATTTAGCTAAACTTAATAAACTATTAAGTAAAAAGCTACAAACTAAAAAAAGAGCCAAGCTGAGCTCGCTCCGCACGCACCTCTCACCTTTCCTCTGGGTGATGAGGGTGTGGCGGCGCTCCTTCATGTCGGCGCTGAGCTGCTCCACCATGCGGTCGATGCAGTTGTCCAGCACCAGCGAGCGCGCCTCTGAGCGGATGGCCTGCCGACAGATGGGACACTCGTCCTTGCGCTGCCGCCACGCGCGGATGCAGTGCAGGCAGAAGCTGTGCGCACAGTTCAGGGTCACCGCCTGACGGGGCAGAAAAGGAAGCGTGGAGATGGTGAAAAGTAAAtggggtcggtgtgtgtgtgcgtatgcgtgtgcgtgtgtctaatgacgtgtgcatgtgtgcgcatgtagaCAGAAGGGTCACCGCCTGACAGGGAGGGGAAAAGGAAGAGTGGAGATCTTGAAAAGTAAAATGGGGACTCTTCATTTGAACATTCATTTACAAAAAGTGCAGATGGTACAAAGTGAATGGGGACTAATTTGAATACTAATTTACAAAATGAGAAGCAGAGATGGTACAAAGTGAATGGCGCCTCTTAATTTGAACACTAATTTACATCAACAATAGTACATGGTATATGGTAAGAAGACATTGTGAATCATAGCATATAGGATAGTCAATACTTTTTTTCTCTGCTCACACAGAGTGCAGACCAAATTACATGAATTCCCTCGTTTTCATTTACAAACAAGTAGAGAGTTACAAGGACAGACGTTGTCCCTTACTGAGTCATTTGACTAGGGCTTATTCTCGCCATCTTATTTCTATGTTtaaagaaagagtgagacagtAAATGCATCCACTTTCATCATGAAGCTGTCAACAGGCCAATACAAACCAACTTTCACACACACCAGGAAAGCAACTACTTCCTGAAAAAAACTGGAACACGAATGTTATTCTAGGCTACAGTTTTGTCTGTTCGTGTCAAGACAAATCCCCCAAGCAGCAATTCTGAATCTGCTGAGCAACAAACATTTCCTTCTTTCGGTGTTGCACGCATGTAAAAGGTACTGCCTGCTGTGATATTTTTCAGGGTTAGACATTTGGGAGTTGATGGGAGCTCCCAAAGTGGATTTTTCCATATTTTCAAATTGAAATTGTGGCTGGAACTCATTTTACATTTTGAAAGTCTCTAGTGACTGTAGTTATAAAAACCCTCAAATCCAAAAAGACACAGGTCTTTTTTGCTGTGCATTTTGCATCTGTATATTCCAACAAAAAGCGATCTAGGCAAAAGGGTCAATGAGATAACTGGTGGCGATTTTGCATTGAACATATTTTTTGTATTCCCTTTCTTCCCTCATAACGCACTgtagctcagtgtttcccaatcagGGATACACATACCAGGAGTGCTACACTGTAGGAGCTTCATGAGAGAATGTCATAATTAATAGCAAATAGCAAACCTCGATGAAGAGCTCCGAGCAGATGATGCACTGCAGCTCGCTCTCCAGCACCTCGGTCATCTGCGTCACCACCTCCGCCTTCTGGGCCTtggccttctccttctcttcctgccACAAAACAGCACAGCATCATTCATCGGTCCTTGATTCCTCAATTCATTGCCTTTTCTTCCCTTGGAAATATCAAGTATACAAGGGAGGGTGGAGGAATTCTACACCACATGGCATCCTGCTTCTCTGTGCCTCTGACCCTCTTAGTTCACACTGGCACCGTCTGCCGACACATGCCAGTAGGCATGTCTGGTGAGTTCACCTTCTATGTTGTTCTAAATGCAGTAGATGTAGAAACACACATAGTCTCAATGTCTGATGGATCAATTGCAGCCCGAGTTGAACATTTCTGAATATTTTGTCGGAGGAAATGGAGTCGATGGAACCAATGAACTACTCAAATGCATTTCGAAGATCATTCCACATAAATTAATGAGATCAGTCAATGCTCGGTGTCAGTGTGAACAAAGGGTCCACCCATCACGTTTTTGCGTATTGAGATGTCCTACTACCTAGATGATGCTGAACCAAAAGGCACAAGGCCAGAGGAAGCGACTGAAAGATAGATATTGAGACTGAGCCAAAGACACCTCTAGTGAGCTCACTGCATTTCCTGTTGTCCGACACAGACACCAAGATGGTCACAGCGATATGTGCGGCCAGTGACAGTTTTATTACCCGGCAGTCTAGATTTGTTGGGCATATAGACCAGACAGCAAAGGTGACATACCTCTAGCTCTTTGTCTTTGGCTTGCAGGATCTCCTCAAATCCTTGGCAAGAGTTTTTCAGTTCCTCGATCACCTTCCGGtgcttgaattaaaaaaaaaaaaagaaaacatgacaaAAAGGAGTTCAGAACCACATGTATGGCTGTAACCACAACAAGATATGCACACATTGTACATGAACAAtagtgagaagaagaagaggtaatAAAAGAATAGTGACTGTGCCGCTGGGCTCAATATAAAAGACTTTGGCACCATGTTAGTTTACCACCAAACAGACTGAGCACATGTTTAAAAGGTCTCTCACTTCTTGTAAAGCTTGTTCCAGTTGCTTCCTGATTCCCTCCTCCTTCTGTTGAGATTTTTCCATCTGATGTCACCAAAAAAGGCAGAGGAGAATTAAATTTGTCACATGACAATGTTGTACAGTGTATTGGGTCAGTGGAAACTGacaaatgtactttaaaaaaTTTAAATAATGTGGGGTTATTCATATGAAGCGGCACAACACAGCCTTTCCAGCCATGGCAGTTGTCTTGGATACATCATGTCGCCAATTCAGGCTAACCCTCCAGCCACCTTGACTGACAAAtattctgcaggaaacactgaCAACAATTGCAAATACTTTTAAACAGGCAGGCTGAGTAGCACCAAGGCTCGTCTCCAAGCTcacctccagcctcctctcctcgtcGCAGTAGGTCTTCTCCAGGCTCTTCATGCGGTTGAGCGCCTGCTTCTGGTGGCTGCGCAGCTCGTCCCGCAGCGCCTCCAGCCGGGCCCTCAAGCCCCTGGGGTCCTCCTGCTCGCAGCCACCCTGCAGTTGGCCCTCCAGGGCCGCCACCTGTCTCTGGGTGCTCTCCACCTGTTCCCTCAGTGCCAGCATGTTCTGGCTGCAGTCCTGAAGGCTGCCCAGGTCCTGGTGCTCTGTGGACTCAGAGTCACTCGCACCACTGGCAAAGTCCTCAACAGGAGCGGTGGCTGTGGGTGTAGTGCGTTTAGACCTGTGGACGGATGTAATATTGTTGGTGGAGGTGGGGTCACTAGGTCCAGCCTCCTGGGAGGCTGTGGAAAGGCCTTGAGTCCGTTCCGAGAGGGCTGAAGGGTCAGGTGGAGGAGGTAAGGTAGGGGGATGATGGCGGGTGGGGGAGTGAGAGGGGGACTggtgttgttggtgttggtgtcgGTGAGAGTTGGGAGAGGCGCACTTGCGCTGCGCCTTCGATTTGGAACTGGGCGAGGAAGAGGGGCACACGTCGTTGTCATCTGTGGTGGAGCGTTTCCGCTTGGCCATCTTGTGCTTGGCCAGGTTTTTGGAGTAGACGCCAGGGCCAAGCGGCCGGGCCAGGAAGCCCTTAACCTCCTGCTCGTGTCGGCGGGCCAGTTTGTATTCGTATTCCACCGCAGCGctgttcacaggcagcccgatgGAAATGGTGTCCCCCTCGTCCAAGACGTGAGGCGCCCCGGCAGGTATCCGCTCCTTGTTCACCATCACACCATTTACACTCTGTGGAATAGCCATGCAAAGAGGGGAAGAATGAGGGTGGACAGATACATACCACACACTTGCAGTGACACCACGAGCAGTTTAATAACACTGGCTATGAGGGAAATACTTGCCATATTATCAGTGACTGTCCACTGACCACTGACGGTTTGATTGAAAATGCAGTGCTTTCTAGAAATCATGAGAGGACAGCTCAGGGATAATAAACGATGAGTGACATCCATTCCACGTCCGACTGTGACCTGGGGCAGACAGAGATATCAGGACATGCGACTTGCTAATTTCAAATGACAAAAATGCGCCAACTTCAAATACGCCAATGTAAACTTGATGTGACCTACGTGCCACCCTACTTGTTTCAAAACTAGTTTACTTCCGATTTGTGTCACAACGTTGAAGAACACACTTTATTTGGCTATGTCAGGAATCAGGATATTTCGGGGCACTGGATAGAGAACTACAGGCATAGACTCTTGCAGTAGAACTGGAGCTAGCATAACGGCTTGCAGCTACGATGCTGTTAATGGGTCGTGATTAGCCGTGTTGTGTTAAGAAGAGGGATGTGCGTCTCCTAGTGAGTAAAGGCACGTAGATCATGTAAATATCACGTATGAATGTATCTGGGGACGGGTTCAATGAGCTATCAAGTACAAACTGTTGATTATGATAGCTAACTGGAGGAGTCTCGCTAGCGAGTAGGCTAACGTCACCTCTGTGTTTTCCAACAGATGCAGCCAGTCCGTTTCCTTCCCAACCCGTTGTAGACACCATATTTCATTTTCAACGACGTCGTCTTCATCTTCTGTGGAAGGTGAGGTACAGTTTTCTGTCTCTTCCATGATTAATATGCCATACAGAATATGCTACCTCTGTAGTTATGCTTCACAACAACGAAGCAAGTTTTTAGCTTCAACGCTAACGTGCGCCAAAACGATTGACAAGACAGTGCACCAATCACAGACAGCACAGTTTTTGATCCAATCAAAAGTTCAGTTGGTTCATTTCCCATCATTCTCCGCTACAAAAGTTTTAAACTGTTCAGATACATTTCATCGGATACATTTTTACATGGGGGGGTAGATTTGTTACATTGTATTACCTACATTACAATAATTGACGCTTTTATCTAAAGGATAGGCCAAGACTTACTGCAGGAGCCCGCTTCTTCAACAACGCATAGCAGTGCGTACAATtcaaataggc encodes:
- the rnf8 gene encoding E3 ubiquitin-protein ligase rnf8 isoform X2 codes for the protein MEETENCTSPSTEDEDDVVENEIWCLQRVGKETDWLHLLENTEVTVGRGMDVTHRLLSLSCPLMISRKHCIFNQTVSGQWTVTDNMSVNGVMVNKERIPAGAPHVLDEGDTISIGLPVNSAAVEYEYKLARRHEQEVKGFLARPLGPGVYSKNLAKHKMAKRKRSTTDDNDVCPSSSPSSKSKAQRKCASPNSHRHQHQQHQSPSHSPTRHHPPTLPPPPDPSALSERTQGLSTASQEAGPSDPTSTNNITSVHRSKRTTPTATAPVEDFASGASDSESTEHQDLGSLQDCSQNMLALREQVESTQRQVAALEGQLQGGCEQEDPRGLRARLEALRDELRSHQKQALNRMKSLEKTYCDEERRLEMEKSQQKEEGIRKQLEQALQEHRKVIEELKNSCQGFEEILQAKDKELEEEKEKAKAQKAEVVTQMTEVLESELQCIICSELFIEAVTLNCAHSFCLHCIRAWRQRKDECPICRQAIRSEARSLVLDNCIDRMVEQLSADMKERRHTLITQRKGESAGPRESPALLQEAPGDQRRRSHPHQRGRQRRGRRR
- the rnf8 gene encoding E3 ubiquitin-protein ligase rnf8 isoform X1, giving the protein MEETENCTSPSTEDEDDVVENEIWCLQRVGKETDWLHLLENTEVTVGRGMDVTHRLLSLSCPLMISRKHCIFNQTVSGQWTVTDNMSVNGVMVNKERIPAGAPHVLDEGDTISIGLPVNSAAVEYEYKLARRHEQEVKGFLARPLGPGVYSKNLAKHKMAKRKRSTTDDNDVCPSSSPSSKSKAQRKCASPNSHRHQHQQHQSPSHSPTRHHPPTLPPPPDPSALSERTQGLSTASQEAGPSDPTSTNNITSVHRSKRTTPTATAPVEDFASGASDSESTEHQDLGSLQDCSQNMLALREQVESTQRQVAALEGQLQGGCEQEDPRGLRARLEALRDELRSHQKQALNRMKSLEKTYCDEERRLEMEKSQQKEEGIRKQLEQALQEHRKVIEELKNSCQGFEEILQAKDKELEEEKEKAKAQKAEVVTQMTEVLESELQCIICSELFIEAVTLNCAHSFCLHCIRAWRQRKDECPICRQAIRSEARSLVLDNCIDRMVEQLSADMKERRHTLITQRKAQAPASPPRSSKKPRVTSGGVHILTSEDDSDGDDDDDDDDDDDDDSSIISLRSDTHFHYLSAGGSSDSILSSSTSSSAPSLIFSQDSSSDEDEEGVELF